In Ailuropoda melanoleuca isolate Jingjing chromosome 4, ASM200744v2, whole genome shotgun sequence, the following proteins share a genomic window:
- the CLEC4F gene encoding C-type lectin domain family 4 member F isoform X1: MNCDRVHFCTDNQMVFLRPRGLDSAAGAPAAPRRPRLVQTTVAVMAVTLVSSLVALFVVVLQKPRPPLEPYASFQEFSATIPRDDNTTGQLPVELHSPHHFGGVAGLQETIQMFKSHVENSSTWSMEIQMLTCRVDNVSSQIQVLSGHLENASVDIQMVKDVLKEANTLSFQTQMLRSSMEGAGADIQKLKGDLEKANALNSQTHSFLKSSLENASFGLHMLSGGLENANAEIAILKAGLKMANAQAQWANSSLKNANAQIQVLRGQLIGVNDLKTQNQVLRSNLEGANAEIQRVKGSLQNANALNSQTQTFLRGSLDNTSSEIQLLRGHFKRAGDEIHLLKTDLETVTAQAQVTSNRLEQMDAQIQLLKTELENASALDSKIRVLSGYLKNASRAIQTLKQGMKAASALGSKLQVLESNQQKASAEIRQLKADLENTKTLTTKIQEEQSRLETVCVALGSQEQLQRTQNQLLQLILQGWNVYGGSLYYFSHVKKSWHEAERFCVSQGAHLASVTSEEEQAYLIKFTSTSYHWIGLTDSGKEGSWRWVDGTPFSVTQSTAFWGRNQPDNWQHGDGQTEDCVHIEQKWNDMRCDTPYHWVCKKPISQHVA; this comes from the exons GGCTGGACTCTGCGGCAGGGGCTCCTGCAGCCCCCAGGAGACCAAGGCTTGTTCAGACTACCGTGGCAGTCATGGCTGTGACTCTTGTCTCCTCTCTGGTGGCTCTCTTTGTTGTGG TTCTACAGAAGCCAAGACCTCCACTGGAGCCATATGCCTCCTTCCAAGAATTTTCAGCCACGATTCCCAGAGACGACAACACAACCGGACAGTTACCTGTGGAACTCCACA GTCCCCACCATTTTGGTGGGGTGGCAGGGTTGCAAGAGACTATCCAGATGTTTAAAAGCCATGTGGAGAATTCCAGCACCTGGAGCATGGAGATCCAAATGTTGACTTGCAGAGTGGACAATGTCAGTTCTCAGATCCAGGTGCTCAGTGGTCATCTGGAAAATGCCAGTGTTGACATCCAGATGGTAAAAGACGTTCTAAAGGAGGCCAATACCTTAAGTTTCCAGACTCAGATGTTGAGGAGCTCCATGGAGGGGGCCGGTGCGGATATCCAGAAGCTAAAAGGagatctggaaaaggcaaatgcTTTAAATTCCCAGACccacagtttcttaaaaagcagtTTAGAAAATGCCAGCTTCGGTCTCCACATGCTGAGTGGAGGCTTAGAAAATGCCAACGCTGAAATTGCGATATTGAAGGCAGGGCTGAAAATGGCTAATGCCCAGGCCCAGTGGGCAAATAGTAGTCTAAAGAATGCTAATGCTCAGATCCAGGTTTTGAGAGGCCAACTGATTGGTGTCAATGATTTAAAGACCCAGAATCAGGTTTTAAGAAGCAATTTGGAAGGAGCCAATGCTGAGATCCAGAGGGTCAAGGGAAGCCTGCAAAATGCCAATGCTTTAAACTCCCAGACCCAGACTTTTCTAAGAGGCAGTTTAGACAACACCAGCTCTGAGATCCAGTTATTAAGAGGTCATTTCAAAAGGGCTGGTGATGAGATTCACTTGTTAAAAACAGATTTGGAAACTGTCACTGCCCAGGCCCAAGTAACAAGCAACCGTCTAGAGCAGATGGATGCTCAGATCCAGTTATTAAAAACAGAGCTTGAAAATGCCAGTGCCTTAGATTCCAAGATTCGGGTATTAAGTGGTTATTTGAAAAATGCCAGCAGAGCAATACAGACCCTAAAACAAGGAATGAAGGCTGCTTCAGCCTTAGGTTCCAAGCTCCAGGTGCTAGAGAGCAATCAGCAGAAGGCCAGTGCTGAGATCCGGCAGTTAAAAGCGGATTTAGAGAACACCAAAACACTAACTACAAAAATCCAGGAGGAGCAGAGTCGCCTGGAGACAGTCTGTGTGGCCCTTGGTTCCCAGGAGCAGCTACAGAGGACCCAAA ATCAACTTCTTCAACTGATCCTGCAAGGCTGGAATGTCTACGGCGGGAGCTTGTATTACTTCTCTCACGTCAAGAAGTCTTGGCACGAGGCTGAGCGGTTCTGTGTGTCCCAGGGAGCCCACCTGGCCTCAGTGACTTCTGAGGAGGAGCAG gcatatctgataaagttcACGAGTACCTCTTACCACTGGATTGGCCTCACTGACAGCGGCAAGGAGGGCTCCTGGCGCTGGGTGGATGGGACACCATTCAGTGTGACCCAGAGCACAGC gttttggggCAGAAATCAGCCAGACAACTGGCAGCACGGGGACGGGCAGACGGAAGACTGTGTCCATATTGAGCAGAAGTGGAATGACATGCGCTGTGACACCCCCTATCACTGGGTCTGTAAGAAGCCCATCAGCCAACATGTGGCCTGA
- the CLEC4F gene encoding C-type lectin domain family 4 member F isoform X3, with the protein MGVSVLQKPRPPLEPYASFQEFSATIPRDDNTTGQLPVELHSPHHFGGVAGLQETIQMFKSHVENSSTWSMEIQMLTCRVDNVSSQIQVLSGHLENASVDIQMVKDVLKEANTLSFQTQMLRSSMEGAGADIQKLKGDLEKANALNSQTHSFLKSSLENASFGLHMLSGGLENANAEIAILKAGLKMANAQAQWANSSLKNANAQIQVLRGQLIGVNDLKTQNQVLRSNLEGANAEIQRVKGSLQNANALNSQTQTFLRGSLDNTSSEIQLLRGHFKRAGDEIHLLKTDLETVTAQAQVTSNRLEQMDAQIQLLKTELENASALDSKIRVLSGYLKNASRAIQTLKQGMKAASALGSKLQVLESNQQKASAEIRQLKADLENTKTLTTKIQEEQSRLETVCVALGSQEQLQRTQNQLLQLILQGWNVYGGSLYYFSHVKKSWHEAERFCVSQGAHLASVTSEEEQAYLIKFTSTSYHWIGLTDSGKEGSWRWVDGTPFSVTQSTAFWGRNQPDNWQHGDGQTEDCVHIEQKWNDMRCDTPYHWVCKKPISQHVA; encoded by the exons ATGGGTGTCTCAGTTCTACAGAAGCCAAGACCTCCACTGGAGCCATATGCCTCCTTCCAAGAATTTTCAGCCACGATTCCCAGAGACGACAACACAACCGGACAGTTACCTGTGGAACTCCACA GTCCCCACCATTTTGGTGGGGTGGCAGGGTTGCAAGAGACTATCCAGATGTTTAAAAGCCATGTGGAGAATTCCAGCACCTGGAGCATGGAGATCCAAATGTTGACTTGCAGAGTGGACAATGTCAGTTCTCAGATCCAGGTGCTCAGTGGTCATCTGGAAAATGCCAGTGTTGACATCCAGATGGTAAAAGACGTTCTAAAGGAGGCCAATACCTTAAGTTTCCAGACTCAGATGTTGAGGAGCTCCATGGAGGGGGCCGGTGCGGATATCCAGAAGCTAAAAGGagatctggaaaaggcaaatgcTTTAAATTCCCAGACccacagtttcttaaaaagcagtTTAGAAAATGCCAGCTTCGGTCTCCACATGCTGAGTGGAGGCTTAGAAAATGCCAACGCTGAAATTGCGATATTGAAGGCAGGGCTGAAAATGGCTAATGCCCAGGCCCAGTGGGCAAATAGTAGTCTAAAGAATGCTAATGCTCAGATCCAGGTTTTGAGAGGCCAACTGATTGGTGTCAATGATTTAAAGACCCAGAATCAGGTTTTAAGAAGCAATTTGGAAGGAGCCAATGCTGAGATCCAGAGGGTCAAGGGAAGCCTGCAAAATGCCAATGCTTTAAACTCCCAGACCCAGACTTTTCTAAGAGGCAGTTTAGACAACACCAGCTCTGAGATCCAGTTATTAAGAGGTCATTTCAAAAGGGCTGGTGATGAGATTCACTTGTTAAAAACAGATTTGGAAACTGTCACTGCCCAGGCCCAAGTAACAAGCAACCGTCTAGAGCAGATGGATGCTCAGATCCAGTTATTAAAAACAGAGCTTGAAAATGCCAGTGCCTTAGATTCCAAGATTCGGGTATTAAGTGGTTATTTGAAAAATGCCAGCAGAGCAATACAGACCCTAAAACAAGGAATGAAGGCTGCTTCAGCCTTAGGTTCCAAGCTCCAGGTGCTAGAGAGCAATCAGCAGAAGGCCAGTGCTGAGATCCGGCAGTTAAAAGCGGATTTAGAGAACACCAAAACACTAACTACAAAAATCCAGGAGGAGCAGAGTCGCCTGGAGACAGTCTGTGTGGCCCTTGGTTCCCAGGAGCAGCTACAGAGGACCCAAA ATCAACTTCTTCAACTGATCCTGCAAGGCTGGAATGTCTACGGCGGGAGCTTGTATTACTTCTCTCACGTCAAGAAGTCTTGGCACGAGGCTGAGCGGTTCTGTGTGTCCCAGGGAGCCCACCTGGCCTCAGTGACTTCTGAGGAGGAGCAG gcatatctgataaagttcACGAGTACCTCTTACCACTGGATTGGCCTCACTGACAGCGGCAAGGAGGGCTCCTGGCGCTGGGTGGATGGGACACCATTCAGTGTGACCCAGAGCACAGC gttttggggCAGAAATCAGCCAGACAACTGGCAGCACGGGGACGGGCAGACGGAAGACTGTGTCCATATTGAGCAGAAGTGGAATGACATGCGCTGTGACACCCCCTATCACTGGGTCTGTAAGAAGCCCATCAGCCAACATGTGGCCTGA
- the CLEC4F gene encoding C-type lectin domain family 4 member F isoform X4: MNCDRVHFCTDNQMVFLRPRGLDSAAGAPAAPRRPRLVQTTVAVMAVTLVSSLVALFVVVLQKPRPPLEPYASFQEFSATIPRDDNTTGQLPVELHSPHHFGGVAGLQETIQMFKSHVENSSTWSMEIQMLTCRVDNVSSQIQVLSGHLENASVDIQMVKDVLKEANTLSFQTQMLRSSMEGAGADIQKLKGDLEKANALNSQTHSFLKSSLENASFGLHMLSGGLENANAEIAILKAGLKMANAQAQWANSSLKNANAQIQVLRGQLIGVNDLKTQNQVLRSNLEGANAEIQRVKGSLQNANALNSQTQTFLRGSLDNTSSEIQLLRGHFKRAGDEIHLLKTDLETVTAQAQVTSNRLEQMDAQIQLLKTELENASALDSKIRVLSGYLKNASRAIQTLKQGMKAASALGSKLQVLESNQQKASAEIRQLKADLENTKTLTTKIQEEQSRLETVCVALGSQEQLQRTQNQLLQLILQGWNVYGGSLYYFSHVKKSWHEAERFCVSQGAHLASVTSEEEQLLL, translated from the exons GGCTGGACTCTGCGGCAGGGGCTCCTGCAGCCCCCAGGAGACCAAGGCTTGTTCAGACTACCGTGGCAGTCATGGCTGTGACTCTTGTCTCCTCTCTGGTGGCTCTCTTTGTTGTGG TTCTACAGAAGCCAAGACCTCCACTGGAGCCATATGCCTCCTTCCAAGAATTTTCAGCCACGATTCCCAGAGACGACAACACAACCGGACAGTTACCTGTGGAACTCCACA GTCCCCACCATTTTGGTGGGGTGGCAGGGTTGCAAGAGACTATCCAGATGTTTAAAAGCCATGTGGAGAATTCCAGCACCTGGAGCATGGAGATCCAAATGTTGACTTGCAGAGTGGACAATGTCAGTTCTCAGATCCAGGTGCTCAGTGGTCATCTGGAAAATGCCAGTGTTGACATCCAGATGGTAAAAGACGTTCTAAAGGAGGCCAATACCTTAAGTTTCCAGACTCAGATGTTGAGGAGCTCCATGGAGGGGGCCGGTGCGGATATCCAGAAGCTAAAAGGagatctggaaaaggcaaatgcTTTAAATTCCCAGACccacagtttcttaaaaagcagtTTAGAAAATGCCAGCTTCGGTCTCCACATGCTGAGTGGAGGCTTAGAAAATGCCAACGCTGAAATTGCGATATTGAAGGCAGGGCTGAAAATGGCTAATGCCCAGGCCCAGTGGGCAAATAGTAGTCTAAAGAATGCTAATGCTCAGATCCAGGTTTTGAGAGGCCAACTGATTGGTGTCAATGATTTAAAGACCCAGAATCAGGTTTTAAGAAGCAATTTGGAAGGAGCCAATGCTGAGATCCAGAGGGTCAAGGGAAGCCTGCAAAATGCCAATGCTTTAAACTCCCAGACCCAGACTTTTCTAAGAGGCAGTTTAGACAACACCAGCTCTGAGATCCAGTTATTAAGAGGTCATTTCAAAAGGGCTGGTGATGAGATTCACTTGTTAAAAACAGATTTGGAAACTGTCACTGCCCAGGCCCAAGTAACAAGCAACCGTCTAGAGCAGATGGATGCTCAGATCCAGTTATTAAAAACAGAGCTTGAAAATGCCAGTGCCTTAGATTCCAAGATTCGGGTATTAAGTGGTTATTTGAAAAATGCCAGCAGAGCAATACAGACCCTAAAACAAGGAATGAAGGCTGCTTCAGCCTTAGGTTCCAAGCTCCAGGTGCTAGAGAGCAATCAGCAGAAGGCCAGTGCTGAGATCCGGCAGTTAAAAGCGGATTTAGAGAACACCAAAACACTAACTACAAAAATCCAGGAGGAGCAGAGTCGCCTGGAGACAGTCTGTGTGGCCCTTGGTTCCCAGGAGCAGCTACAGAGGACCCAAA ATCAACTTCTTCAACTGATCCTGCAAGGCTGGAATGTCTACGGCGGGAGCTTGTATTACTTCTCTCACGTCAAGAAGTCTTGGCACGAGGCTGAGCGGTTCTGTGTGTCCCAGGGAGCCCACCTGGCCTCAGTGACTTCTGAGGAGGAGCAG CTTCTGCTGTAG
- the CLEC4F gene encoding C-type lectin domain family 4 member F isoform X2, translating to MNCDRVHFCTDNQMVFLRPRVLQKPRPPLEPYASFQEFSATIPRDDNTTGQLPVELHSPHHFGGVAGLQETIQMFKSHVENSSTWSMEIQMLTCRVDNVSSQIQVLSGHLENASVDIQMVKDVLKEANTLSFQTQMLRSSMEGAGADIQKLKGDLEKANALNSQTHSFLKSSLENASFGLHMLSGGLENANAEIAILKAGLKMANAQAQWANSSLKNANAQIQVLRGQLIGVNDLKTQNQVLRSNLEGANAEIQRVKGSLQNANALNSQTQTFLRGSLDNTSSEIQLLRGHFKRAGDEIHLLKTDLETVTAQAQVTSNRLEQMDAQIQLLKTELENASALDSKIRVLSGYLKNASRAIQTLKQGMKAASALGSKLQVLESNQQKASAEIRQLKADLENTKTLTTKIQEEQSRLETVCVALGSQEQLQRTQNQLLQLILQGWNVYGGSLYYFSHVKKSWHEAERFCVSQGAHLASVTSEEEQAYLIKFTSTSYHWIGLTDSGKEGSWRWVDGTPFSVTQSTAFWGRNQPDNWQHGDGQTEDCVHIEQKWNDMRCDTPYHWVCKKPISQHVA from the exons TTCTACAGAAGCCAAGACCTCCACTGGAGCCATATGCCTCCTTCCAAGAATTTTCAGCCACGATTCCCAGAGACGACAACACAACCGGACAGTTACCTGTGGAACTCCACA GTCCCCACCATTTTGGTGGGGTGGCAGGGTTGCAAGAGACTATCCAGATGTTTAAAAGCCATGTGGAGAATTCCAGCACCTGGAGCATGGAGATCCAAATGTTGACTTGCAGAGTGGACAATGTCAGTTCTCAGATCCAGGTGCTCAGTGGTCATCTGGAAAATGCCAGTGTTGACATCCAGATGGTAAAAGACGTTCTAAAGGAGGCCAATACCTTAAGTTTCCAGACTCAGATGTTGAGGAGCTCCATGGAGGGGGCCGGTGCGGATATCCAGAAGCTAAAAGGagatctggaaaaggcaaatgcTTTAAATTCCCAGACccacagtttcttaaaaagcagtTTAGAAAATGCCAGCTTCGGTCTCCACATGCTGAGTGGAGGCTTAGAAAATGCCAACGCTGAAATTGCGATATTGAAGGCAGGGCTGAAAATGGCTAATGCCCAGGCCCAGTGGGCAAATAGTAGTCTAAAGAATGCTAATGCTCAGATCCAGGTTTTGAGAGGCCAACTGATTGGTGTCAATGATTTAAAGACCCAGAATCAGGTTTTAAGAAGCAATTTGGAAGGAGCCAATGCTGAGATCCAGAGGGTCAAGGGAAGCCTGCAAAATGCCAATGCTTTAAACTCCCAGACCCAGACTTTTCTAAGAGGCAGTTTAGACAACACCAGCTCTGAGATCCAGTTATTAAGAGGTCATTTCAAAAGGGCTGGTGATGAGATTCACTTGTTAAAAACAGATTTGGAAACTGTCACTGCCCAGGCCCAAGTAACAAGCAACCGTCTAGAGCAGATGGATGCTCAGATCCAGTTATTAAAAACAGAGCTTGAAAATGCCAGTGCCTTAGATTCCAAGATTCGGGTATTAAGTGGTTATTTGAAAAATGCCAGCAGAGCAATACAGACCCTAAAACAAGGAATGAAGGCTGCTTCAGCCTTAGGTTCCAAGCTCCAGGTGCTAGAGAGCAATCAGCAGAAGGCCAGTGCTGAGATCCGGCAGTTAAAAGCGGATTTAGAGAACACCAAAACACTAACTACAAAAATCCAGGAGGAGCAGAGTCGCCTGGAGACAGTCTGTGTGGCCCTTGGTTCCCAGGAGCAGCTACAGAGGACCCAAA ATCAACTTCTTCAACTGATCCTGCAAGGCTGGAATGTCTACGGCGGGAGCTTGTATTACTTCTCTCACGTCAAGAAGTCTTGGCACGAGGCTGAGCGGTTCTGTGTGTCCCAGGGAGCCCACCTGGCCTCAGTGACTTCTGAGGAGGAGCAG gcatatctgataaagttcACGAGTACCTCTTACCACTGGATTGGCCTCACTGACAGCGGCAAGGAGGGCTCCTGGCGCTGGGTGGATGGGACACCATTCAGTGTGACCCAGAGCACAGC gttttggggCAGAAATCAGCCAGACAACTGGCAGCACGGGGACGGGCAGACGGAAGACTGTGTCCATATTGAGCAGAAGTGGAATGACATGCGCTGTGACACCCCCTATCACTGGGTCTGTAAGAAGCCCATCAGCCAACATGTGGCCTGA